The following are encoded in a window of Actinomycetota bacterium genomic DNA:
- a CDS encoding LLM class flavin-dependent oxidoreductase, giving the protein MQLTMEPLEEILDHARAADAAGIDTLWLAEAYPWWRKHGMEARSSTALSPVIARETSKIAIGWGIISPYTRHPLQIAMEARVVQEAAGPGRFLLGLGASKIFMKEVASGGRTAARPLAAIRESIEIIRATLSGSALEFDGTAFSAHIPALAPEADAPVWPVPMYIAATGPKMLDMAGEIADGVLTASITTPEFVRYAKEKARIGALRAGRDIDDIDIGCTIVASIDEDRDRGRDGAREIAGMYLANKVQNIRGSADVLLEKAGLTFDEIRPVAAAMERGGRLAAKEEVTDEILDKVHPIAGTPQDCVAAIEEYRAAGCTHIMLELWGADRVRQLELFGSDVLPKVRAVE; this is encoded by the coding sequence ATGCAGCTCACGATGGAGCCACTCGAGGAGATCCTCGATCATGCCCGAGCCGCCGACGCCGCCGGCATCGACACCCTCTGGCTCGCCGAGGCCTATCCCTGGTGGCGCAAGCACGGCATGGAAGCCCGGTCCTCCACCGCTCTCTCCCCCGTCATCGCCCGCGAGACCTCGAAGATCGCCATCGGATGGGGCATCATCTCCCCCTATACGCGCCACCCACTCCAGATCGCGATGGAGGCGCGCGTCGTCCAGGAGGCGGCGGGGCCCGGCCGGTTCCTCCTCGGCCTGGGAGCATCGAAGATCTTCATGAAGGAGGTGGCCTCCGGCGGTCGCACCGCTGCACGGCCACTCGCGGCCATCCGAGAAAGCATCGAGATCATCCGGGCCACGCTGTCCGGCAGCGCCCTCGAGTTCGACGGAACGGCGTTTTCGGCCCACATTCCCGCCCTGGCACCCGAAGCGGACGCGCCCGTGTGGCCGGTACCGATGTACATCGCCGCCACCGGACCGAAGATGCTCGACATGGCCGGTGAGATCGCCGACGGGGTGCTGACCGCCAGTATCACCACTCCCGAATTCGTCCGATACGCCAAGGAGAAGGCTCGCATCGGTGCGCTCCGGGCCGGTCGCGACATCGACGACATCGACATCGGGTGCACCATCGTGGCAAGCATCGACGAGGATCGGGATCGAGGTCGTGACGGTGCGCGCGAGATCGCGGGGATGTATCTTGCCAACAAGGTACAGAACATTCGCGGGTCCGCCGATGTCCTCCTCGAGAAGGCCGGGCTGACCTTCGACGAGATTCGCCCGGTCGCGGCCGCGATGGAACGCGGGGGGCGTCTGGCTGCGAAAGAAGAGGTCACCGACGAGATTCTCGACAAGGTCCATCCCATTGCCGGCACACCGCAAGACTGTGTCGCCGCCATCGAGGAGTACCGGGCGGCAGGTTGCACCCACATCATGCTGGAACTCTGGGGTGCCGACCGTGTGCGCCAACTCGAGCTGTTCGGATCAGACGTGCTACCCAAGGTAAGGGCAGTCGAATGA
- a CDS encoding ABC transporter substrate-binding protein — MNKRILGFIAVLALVAAACSTGGTTTTTTATTTTTAAPTTTAAPASTVTTAGTTTTMATACVAKIGVMAPITGPAASIGVEQLNWAKFAVDRFNTANGTEFEIVEGDTQLDPAQASTVAQQFVSSADVMGVVGPAGSQSVQAIGPLFTKADLAFVSMSATRTDLTDGTYPTFFRVVPRDDVQGPTDANFMMSQLGAKKVFIIDDQTSYSTGLADAVAAALDAANVTVARDSVSRDQTDYSSLVAKISADTDVVFLPWQIAANAELFGQQMQAQGKKAIIFGSDGLFSPQDFTIEGAYVSAFAPDIKNISADAALVDDYGKQYGEFGTFGPPTFAAANVVMTAMKSVCDSGTALSRGAVVAAIGATDLSTSILGQPIKFTSNGDLEGAKFFIFQIKGGAYTLVAG, encoded by the coding sequence ATGAACAAACGGATACTCGGATTCATCGCTGTGCTCGCGCTCGTTGCAGCGGCCTGTAGCACAGGCGGCACGACGACCACGACGACGGCGACGACCACGACGACGGCGGCCCCCACGACGACGGCGGCCCCCGCATCCACCGTGACGACCGCAGGGACGACAACGACGATGGCCACGGCATGTGTCGCCAAGATAGGTGTGATGGCGCCGATCACCGGGCCTGCGGCTTCGATCGGGGTCGAGCAGCTGAACTGGGCGAAGTTCGCAGTGGACCGGTTCAATACCGCCAACGGCACGGAGTTCGAGATCGTCGAGGGTGACACACAGTTGGATCCGGCCCAGGCCTCGACGGTGGCCCAGCAGTTCGTCTCGTCGGCGGATGTCATGGGAGTGGTCGGACCGGCCGGCAGCCAGAGCGTGCAGGCGATCGGACCCCTGTTCACAAAGGCCGATCTCGCCTTCGTATCGATGTCGGCGACGAGGACGGACCTGACCGACGGCACCTATCCCACATTCTTCAGGGTGGTTCCGCGTGACGACGTTCAGGGGCCGACGGATGCCAACTTCATGATGTCGCAGCTCGGAGCGAAGAAGGTCTTCATCATCGACGATCAGACTTCGTACTCCACCGGCCTCGCGGATGCGGTTGCAGCGGCCCTCGATGCCGCGAACGTGACCGTCGCCCGCGACTCGGTGAGTCGGGACCAGACCGACTACTCGTCTCTCGTGGCGAAGATCTCGGCCGACACGGATGTTGTGTTCCTTCCCTGGCAGATTGCGGCGAATGCGGAACTCTTCGGCCAGCAGATGCAAGCCCAAGGGAAGAAGGCGATCATCTTCGGATCGGACGGGTTGTTCTCTCCGCAGGACTTCACGATCGAAGGGGCATACGTCTCGGCGTTCGCTCCAGATATCAAGAACATCTCGGCCGATGCAGCACTGGTCGACGACTATGGGAAGCAGTACGGCGAGTTCGGGACGTTCGGTCCCCCCACCTTCGCTGCCGCCAATGTCGTCATGACCGCGATGAAGAGCGTGTGCGATTCCGGGACCGCGTTGAGTCGAGGAGCGGTGGTTGCCGCGATCGGCGCGACCGACCTGTCTACGTCGATTCTCGGACAGCCCATCAAGTTCACGAGCAACGGTGATCTCGAGGGAGCGAAGTTCTTCATCTTCCAGATCAAGGGTGGGGCGTACACCCTGGTTGCCGGCTGA
- a CDS encoding M20/M25/M40 family metallo-hydrolase, whose translation MIPADAIRLVGEAVDRDRLVETAMELVAIPSPTGREEEAAAYLCTVFSDLGLTTIQQRIEPGRANAVGRLAGAGVGRSLMFNGHLDTSYSGDEPWLKGPGFKPDPIIRDDAILGLGIMNMKGSVACYVEAVRAILDAGIRLEGDVIVAGVAGEIEKAEWSDAFKGAEYRGYGVGTRHLVTHGVLADACVLGEPTEEKVVLGHFGTMWVRISTQGPFFHSAYSQGRIRENSIIRMQSVLDDITAWIPSWEKRSTFHGVPGVVNIGAIRGGFPWRVSRTPHQTDLFLDVRVPPTMPMKAAEAAIRELVHDLDERHPESGIGMEVYVTACGAEIDADHPIVAAIDQAHRTAFGNAPEYGYVRWASDASTLQRYDVPAVNYGPISSALPGPEGESVPIESLVNIAKSYAMTAVSFCGVKA comes from the coding sequence ATGATCCCGGCCGACGCGATCCGCCTCGTCGGTGAGGCGGTGGACCGAGACCGACTCGTCGAAACGGCCATGGAACTCGTTGCCATTCCCAGCCCGACCGGCCGGGAAGAGGAGGCAGCCGCCTACCTCTGCACCGTCTTCTCCGATCTCGGGCTCACCACGATCCAACAGCGAATCGAGCCCGGGCGCGCGAACGCGGTCGGCCGGCTCGCCGGGGCGGGCGTCGGGCGATCGCTCATGTTCAACGGACACCTCGACACGTCCTATTCGGGGGACGAACCGTGGTTGAAAGGCCCAGGTTTCAAGCCGGATCCGATCATCCGAGACGACGCCATCCTCGGGCTCGGGATCATGAACATGAAAGGTTCGGTCGCATGCTACGTCGAAGCCGTCCGTGCGATCCTCGACGCCGGCATCCGACTCGAGGGCGATGTCATCGTCGCCGGCGTCGCCGGAGAGATCGAAAAGGCGGAATGGAGCGATGCCTTCAAGGGTGCCGAATACCGCGGGTACGGAGTCGGGACGCGCCACCTGGTGACCCACGGCGTCCTCGCCGATGCCTGCGTGCTCGGCGAGCCGACCGAGGAGAAGGTCGTCCTCGGGCATTTCGGAACGATGTGGGTTCGCATCTCGACGCAAGGACCCTTCTTCCACTCCGCCTACAGCCAAGGCCGAATCCGCGAGAACTCGATCATCCGGATGCAGAGCGTCCTGGATGACATCACCGCGTGGATCCCCTCCTGGGAGAAACGATCCACCTTCCACGGTGTCCCGGGTGTCGTCAACATCGGAGCGATCCGAGGAGGGTTCCCGTGGCGCGTCAGTCGAACTCCACACCAGACGGATCTGTTCCTCGATGTCCGTGTCCCACCGACCATGCCGATGAAGGCTGCGGAGGCGGCGATCCGCGAGCTCGTACACGACCTCGATGAACGCCACCCGGAGTCGGGCATCGGGATGGAGGTCTACGTGACCGCCTGTGGAGCCGAGATCGATGCGGACCACCCCATCGTGGCGGCCATCGACCAGGCGCATCGAACGGCCTTCGGGAACGCTCCCGAGTACGGCTACGTGCGCTGGGCGTCCGACGCCTCCACGCTGCAGCGATACGACGTGCCGGCCGTGAACTACGGTCCGATCTCGTCGGCCCTTCCAGGGCCCGAAGGCGAGAGCGTTCCGATCGAGTCTCTCGTCAACATCGCGAAATCGTATGCAATGACAGCCGTCTCCTTCTGTGGGGTGAAAGCATGA
- a CDS encoding branched-chain amino acid ABC transporter permease codes for MEFFLVLFVNGLTLGSVYALIALGYSMVYGILKLLNFAHGDIYMMGAFAGYGVLITFGGPKAPTIPVVLLVIFMFVVAMVFAGVLGVAIERFAYRPLRRAPRIAPLISAIGVSFFLESVALLLFGAQFRSYNTPSMIDVRTGIQIGPVHVSLVRIIVIVSAVVLMVALQLLVNRTRLGRAMRATSFDMEAAAMMGVDVDRVVVATFLIGSALAGAAGVMMGLVYNRVFHFMGFVAGLKGFTAAVIGGIGSIPGAMLGGLLIGMAESFTAGYISSTFQNLIVFGLLIIFLLVRPVGFFGRSEIVKV; via the coding sequence ATGGAGTTCTTCTTGGTGCTCTTCGTCAACGGCTTGACGTTGGGCAGTGTGTATGCGCTGATCGCCCTGGGGTACTCCATGGTCTACGGCATCCTGAAGTTGTTGAACTTCGCACACGGTGACATCTACATGATGGGGGCCTTTGCCGGCTACGGCGTGCTGATCACGTTCGGTGGCCCGAAGGCTCCCACCATTCCGGTCGTGTTGCTGGTCATCTTCATGTTCGTGGTGGCGATGGTCTTTGCAGGAGTTCTCGGCGTGGCCATCGAGCGGTTCGCCTATCGACCGCTGCGCCGGGCTCCGCGCATCGCTCCACTGATCAGCGCCATCGGCGTGTCGTTCTTCCTCGAAAGCGTCGCCCTGCTGCTCTTCGGGGCGCAGTTCCGCTCCTACAACACTCCGTCGATGATCGATGTGAGGACCGGGATCCAGATCGGACCCGTGCACGTGTCGCTCGTTCGCATCATTGTGATCGTCTCGGCCGTCGTGCTGATGGTGGCACTGCAGCTTCTCGTCAACAGAACGCGACTTGGACGGGCGATGCGTGCGACGTCGTTCGACATGGAGGCCGCCGCCATGATGGGGGTCGACGTCGATCGGGTCGTCGTGGCGACGTTCCTCATCGGTTCGGCCCTTGCGGGTGCCGCGGGCGTCATGATGGGACTGGTGTACAACCGGGTGTTCCACTTCATGGGCTTCGTGGCCGGCCTCAAGGGATTCACCGCCGCGGTGATCGGTGGAATCGGGTCGATCCCCGGAGCGATGTTGGGGGGTCTCCTGATCGGGATGGCGGAGTCGTTCACCGCCGGGTACATCTCCTCGACGTTCCAGAACCTCATCGTATTCGGTCTCCTGATCATCTTCCTTCTGGTGCGACCGGTCGGGTTCTTCGGCCGATCCGAGATCGTGAAGGTGTGA